DNA from Thermocladium sp. ECH_B:
CCAGCGATATTTCCCAATCATATGCGCCGGGCCTTATTTTGCTCATCAGTATTTCATGGGCTCGAGCAGCCCATTTCCCGCTTTCCCTGATTAGCTCGATCTCTAGGCTTGTCTTTATGATCCGCATCTCCTCAATTATTCCCTTGACTTGCTTAATGCTCAATCCCTCCTTCTTCAAGAGAGCCGATAAGTCGCTGCCGCTGTATCCCCAGAACGATGATGCGCCCGCGGGGTTATCCATTCCAATCACCTTTAATCCGCTTCTCTTAGCAACGCTGATTATGGTGTCTCTGAACATCATCATGGGCTCCACATCGCCGGGGTAATCAAAGTAGTAATTCTCCTCCGTGAATACCCTGCTCCTGAACTCCACGTGCCCCTTCTCCACCATTGGTCCCATGAATACCACATCGCTTGACTTGGCCGAGATAAGCACGGCGAGGGGTCGCTCAGTCTGGATCATGAAGTACCCAGTTAGGTAGAATATGTTTGGCGCACTAGTTAGGTAGAGGGCATCAATTCCCTCGCTCACCAGTTTTTGCCGTAGCGCCTCAAGCCTTTTAGCGTATTCTGAATCCGGTAATCTCCACATGAGGTAAGCAATTGTTTAGCGGTTATTGAGTTTTCCGCGCCTATCCTCCTCGAATATTCATCTTCGGCACTAGGCTTATTAAGTCCGTTATTAGGCTGGCGGTAATGATTGGTTCACGGTCATTCATGAATCGCTGGAGCACCACTGTTCAATTATTCATAATAAACAGCGTCATATCGATACCGGCGCTGGTGAGTCCATCAATAAGTAACCTATTCACTTCCCTATTTGCTGTGTATCGTCCATGGTTCCTAGTGACCAATAATCCCCTTGTGCCTAATGTCCTTGGAGTCTTCATGTCCATGTTTTATGACCCCACGTTCCTGGACTACTTCTTCAATATGTTGACCCTATGGTTCCTCGGCCCCTTCTTTGAGTCTAGGTTCGGCGCTAGGCTATTCTGGGAGGTCTACGCCGTGAGCGGCATAGTTGCTGCATTATCCGTCTATATTTACCCACCCCTCACGGCAATAGCTGGCGCAAGCGGCGCCCTCTTTGGAATAGTTGGGTTCATGATTGCCAGTCCATATAGGTGGGCCATATTATCCAACCCAATAAACATAATATCGATAATATTCCTATTAAGTCCCCTCGCCGCGGGCTACGGCATAGCCTACCTCGGCCACCTCCTGGGCTTTGTGGTTGGCTTGGCTCTGGGCTTCTACTGGAGCAGGCGACTAGTGTATAGGAGAACCTATAGAGTGCGTTGGGGGCCTTATTAGGGCATTACCGTGAATGACGATGAGCAATTGGCGTCGCCGGCAATACAGGTCACCCTATACTCGCCTGGATCCGCTGGGTCCCCATTGCGGTATTGATCCCAAATCACCGTGGTTGATTCACCAGGCCTCAGTAATTGATTCACGTACTTCTCTATGGATACCCCCATCGATTCTATAATGCACTTACTCACCTTTATCGAGTCATCGCCTACATTACTGATTATTATGAATATCATTTCGCCCCTGGCGTACCTATCGCTGCTTAATTGAACCTTGCACTTAATCATTGCCTCCACCTCCTCAGCAACTCATTGACCATTTTCTCCGCGTTCTCCTCTATAACTGGATTAGATGCAGCGTCCTCAGGGTATTTTTGCCCACCATACTCCTCAGGCAGTTTCCTGGTGGCATCTATTCCAACCTTGCTGCCCAGGTTCGGGATTGGGGTTGATGGGTCCAATTCCTCCGTTGGATAATCGCTTATTATCAATAGATCCCTTGCTGGATTCATGTGGGCCGATATTGCGTACATTACTTGATTCATGTTCCTGACATCCACATCATCATCAACCACTATTATTAGTTTGCCGTAAAGCGGCGATAATGACCATAACATGGTCATCACCTTCCTCGCCTGCCCCGGCGTTGTTTTCCTAATGGACACAATGTAAACATAGCCAAGCCCGCTCGGCGGCATGTAGATATCAATTAATTCCGGCATCATGAGCTTAAGCATGGGAATTATCACTTGATTGGCGAAGAGAATCATATTGCCATCCTCCAACACGGGCTTCCCCGTCACAGTCACTGGAACCACCGCATCGCTCCTGGAGTATATCGCCTTTACCTTAGCCACGGGATAAGGCTTACGAATGCTATACACGCCCACGTGATCCCCAAATGGCCCCTCCTCGACGTACTCGCCCGTTAACTCCGCCTCAATCACTACCTCTGCTCGAGCTGGGTAATGAGTGCTTATGGTTCGCCCCTCACTTAACTCAATGCCTCTCCCGCTCAGCATGCCCGTGACCAGCACCTTATCCAGGGGATGCGGAATCG
Protein-coding regions in this window:
- a CDS encoding ubiquinone biosynthesis protein UbiD, which encodes MDELRKRNELVEVDEPISLDLELPAIARKLMYRGGPAVIFRRIKENSLPAVVNLFGTWERVQVAMGNASINSLEKNISLMLKPRFASLSNAIKSLSEVAEMGKFLPRVTNKSPVHEVEWKRIDLRRIPAIRQWIGEPAFFYTMGITFIERDGVVNFGYYRIQVLSEDKIIMHWMPNRRSAEYSRHTNEVAIVFGPDPLLMLMAATPIPHPLDKVLVTGMLSGRGIELSEGRTISTHYPARAEVVIEAELTGEYVEEGPFGDHVGVYSIRKPYPVAKVKAIYSRSDAVVPVTVTGKPVLEDGNMILFANQVIIPMLKLMMPELIDIYMPPSGLGYVYIVSIRKTTPGQARKVMTMLWSLSPLYGKLIIVVDDDVDVRNMNQVMYAISAHMNPARDLLIISDYPTEELDPSTPIPNLGSKVGIDATRKLPEEYGGQKYPEDAASNPVIEENAEKMVNELLRRWRQ